The proteins below come from a single Mya arenaria isolate MELC-2E11 chromosome 6, ASM2691426v1 genomic window:
- the LOC128237109 gene encoding adhesive plaque matrix protein-like translates to MSPLSSVIILPSTYRPRLTAITYRHQHIALALPQSHTATNISPSPYRHHIPPPTYRPCFTAITYRHQHTALALPQSHTATNISPLPYRNHIPPPTYRPRLTAITYRHQHIALALPPSHTATNISPSPYRNHIPPPTYRPCFTAITYRHQHTALALPLSHTATNISPSPYRHHIPPPTYRPCPTAFTYRHHHTPLPYRHHIPPPTYRPRHTAITYRHLHTPLPYRYHIPPPTYRPCLTAITYRHQHIALALPPSHTATTIRPCLTAITYRHQHIALALPPSHTATTIHPCLTAITYRHQHIALALPPSHTATNISPSPYRNHIPPPTYRPCFTAITYRHQHTALALPLSHTATNISPSPYRHHIPPPTYRPCPTAFTYRHHHTPLPYRHHIPPPTYRPRHTAITYRHLHTPLPYRYHIPPPTYRPCLTAITYRHQHIALALPPSHTATTIRPCLTAITYRHQHIALALPPSHTATTIHPCLTAITYRHQHIALALPPSHTGTNISPSPTAITYRHQHIALALPQSHTATNISPSPYRHHIPPPTYRPRLTAITYRHHHTPLPYRNHIPPPTYRPRLTAITYRHQHITLAYRNHIPPPTYRPCLTAITYRHQHIALALPPSHTATNISPSPYRNHIPPPTYRPCFTAITYRHQHTALALPLSHTATNISPSPYRHHIPPPTYRPCPTAFTYRHHHTPLPYRHHIPPPTYRPRHTAITYRHLHTPLPYRYHIPPPTYRPCLTAITYRHQHIALALPPSHTATTIRPCLTAITYRHQHIALALPPSHTATTIHPCLTAITYRHQHIALALPPSHTGTNISPSPTAITYRHQHIALALPQSHTTTNISPSPYRHHIPAPTYRPRLTAITYRHHHTPLPYRNHIPPPKYRPRLTAITYRHQHIALALPPSHTATNISPSPFRYHIPPPTYRPCLTAFTYRHHHTPLPYRLHIPPPTYRPCLTAFTYRHHHTPLPYRLHIPPPTYRACLTAITYRHQHIALALPQSHTATNISPLPYRNHISPPPYALALPQSHTATNISPSPYCHHIPAPTYRPRLTAITYRHQHIALALPPSHTATNISPSPYHYYIPPPTYSACLTAITYRHQHIALALPPSHTATNISPLPYRYHIPPPTYRPRLTAFTYRHQYIALVLPLSHTATTIRPCLPTITYRHQHIALALPPSHTGTNISPSPYRNHIPPPTYRPCLTAITYRHQHIALALPPSHTATNISPSPYRYHIPPPTYRPCLTAFTYRYQHIALALPPSHTATNISRLPYRHHIPPPTYRPRLTAITYRHQHIALALPLSHTATTIRPSFYHHCAITIIYSPTQQKYLTLTIIPP, encoded by the coding sequence ATGTCACCACTATCTTCCGTCATTATACTGCCATCAACATATCGCCCTCGCCTTACCGCCATCACATACCGCCACCAACATATCGCCCTCGCCTTACCGCAATCACATACCGCCACCAACATATCGCCCTCGCCTTACCGCCATCACATACCGCCACCAACATATCGCCCTTGCTTTACCGCAATCACATACCGCCACCAACATACCGCCCTTGCCTTACCGCAATCACATACCGCCACCAACATATCGCCCTTGCCTTACCGCAATCACATACCACCACCAACATATCGCCCTCGCCTTACCGCCATCACATACCGCCACCAACATATCGCCCTTGCCTTACCGCCATCACATACCGCCACCAACATATCGCCCTCGCCTTACCGCAATCACATACCGCCACCAACATACCGCCCTTGCTTTACCGCAATAACATACCGCCACCAACATACCGCCCTTGCCTTACCGCTATCACATACCGCCACCAACATATCGCCCTCGCCTTACCGCCATCACATACCGCCACCAACATATCGCCCTTGCCCTACCGCCTTCACATACCGCCACCACCATACACCCTTGCCTTACCGCCATCACATACCGCCACCAACATATCGCCCTCGCCATACCGCCATCACATACCGCCACCTCCATACGCCCTTGCCTTACCGCTATCACATACCGCCACCAACATATCGCCCTTGCCTTACCGCTATCACATACCGCCACCAACATATCGCCCTTGCCTTACCGCCTTCACATACCGCCACCACCATACGCCCTTGCCTTACCGCAATCACATACCGCCACCAACATATCGCCCTTGCCTTACCGCCATCACATACCGCCACCACCATACACCCTTGCCTTACCGCAATCACATACCGCCACCAACATATCGCCCTCGCCTTACCGCCATCACATACCGCCACCAACATATCACCCTCGCCTTACCGCAATCACATACCGCCACCAACATATCGCCCTTGCTTTACCGCAATCACATACCGCCACCAACATACCGCCCTTGCCTTACCGCTATCACATACCGCCACCAACATATCGCCCTCGCCTTACCGCCATCACATACCGCCACCAACATATCGCCCTTGCCCTACCGCCTTCACATACCGCCACCACCATACACCCTTGCCTTACCGCCATCACATACCGCCACCAACATATCGCCCTCGCCATACCGCCATCACATACCGCCACCTCCATACGCCCTTGCCTTACCGCTATCACATACCGCCACCAACATATCGCCCTTGCCTTACCGCTATCACATACCGCCACCAACATATCGCCCTTGCCTTACCGCCTTCACATACCGCCACCACCATACGCCCTTGCCTTACCGCAATCACATACCGCCACCAACATATCGCCCTTGCCTTACCGCCATCACATACCGCCACCACCATACACCCTTGCCTTACCGCAATCACATACCGCCACCAACATATCGCCCTCGCCTTACCGCCATCACATACCGGCACCAACATATCACCCTCGCCTACCGCAATCACATACCGCCACCAACATATCGCCCTTGCCTTACCGCAATCACATACCGCCACCAACATATCGCCCTCGCCTTACCGCCATCACATACCGCCACCAACATATCGCCCTCGCCTTACCGCAATCACATACCGCCACCACCATACACCCTTGCCTTACCGCAATCACATACCGCCACCAACATATCGCCCTCGCCTTACCGCCATCACATACCGGCACCAACATATCACCCTCGCCTACCGCAATCACATACCGCCACCAACATATCGCCCTTGCCTTACCGCAATCACATACCGCCACCAACATATCGCCCTCGCCTTACCGCCATCACATACCGCCACCAACATATCGCCCTCGCCTTACCGCAATCACATACCGCCACCAACATATCGCCCTTGCTTTACCGCAATCACATACCGCCACCAACATACCGCCCTTGCCTTACCGCTATCACATACCGCCACCAACATATCGCCCTCGCCTTACCGCCATCACATACCGCCACCAACATATCGCCCTTGCCCTACCGCCTTCACATACCGCCACCACCATACACCCTTGCCTTACCGCCATCACATACCGCCACCAACATATCGCCCTCGCCATACCGCCATCACATACCGCCACCTCCATACGCCCTTGCCTTACCGCTATCACATACCGCCACCAACATATCGCCCTTGCCTTACCGCTATCACATACCGCCACCAACATATCGCCCTTGCCTTACCGCCTTCACATACCGCCACCACCATACGCCCTTGCCTTACCGCAATCACATACCGCCACCAACATATCGCCCTTGCCTTACCGCCATCACATACCGCCACCACCATACACCCTTGCCTTACCGCCATCACATACCGCCACCAACATATCGCCCTCGCCTTACCGCCATCACATACCGGCACCAACATATCACCCTCGCCTACCGCAATCACATACCGCCACCAACATATCGCCCTTGCCTTACCGCAATCACATACCACCACCAACATATCGCCCTCGCCTTACCGCCATCACATACCGGCACCAACATATCGCCCTCGCCTTACCGCAATCACATACCGCCACCACCATACGCCCTTGCCTTACCGCAATCACATACCGCCACCAAAATATCGCCCTCGCCTTACCGCCATCACATACCGCCACCAACATATCGCCCTTGCCTTACCGCCATCACATACCGCCACCAACATATCGCCCTCGCCTTTCCGCTATCACATACCGCCACCAACATATCGCCCTTGTCTTACCGCTTTCACATACCGCCACCACCATACGCCCTTGCCTTACCGCCTTCACATACCGCCACCAACATATCGCCCTTGCCTTACCGCCTTCACATACCGCCACCACCATACGCCCTTGCCTTACCGCCTTCACATACCGCCACCAACATATCGCGCTTGCCTTACCGCCATCACATACCGGCACCAACATATCGCCCTCGCCTTACCGCAATCACATACCGCCACCAACATATCGCCCTTGCCTTACCGCAATCACATATCGCCACCACCATACGCCCTTGCCTTACCGCAATCACATACCGCCACCAACATATCGCCCTCGCCTTACTGCCATCACATACCGGCACCAACATATCGCCCTCGCCTTACCGCAATCACATACCGCCACCAACATATCGCCCTCGCCTTACCGCCATCACATACCGCCACCAACATATCGCCCTCGCCTTACCACTATTACATACCGCCACCAACATATAGCGCTTGCCTTACCGCTATCACATACCGCCACCAACATATCGCCCTCGCCTTACCGCCATCACATACCGCCACCAACATATCGCCCTTGCCTTACCGCTATCACATACCGCCACCAACATATCGCCCTCGCCTTACCGCCTTCACATACCGCCACCAATATATCGCCCTTGTCTTACCGCTTTCACATACCGCCACCACCATACGCCCTTGTCTTCCCACAATCACATACCGCCACCAACATATCGCCCTCGCCTTACCGCCATCACATACCGGCACCAACATATCGCCCTCGCCTTACCGCAATCACATACCGCCACCAACATATCGCCCTTGCCTTACCGCAATCACATACCGCCACCAACATATCGCCCTCGCCTTACCGCCATCACATACCGCCACCAACATATCGCCCTCGCCTTACCGCTATCACATACCGCCACCAACATATCGCCCTTGTCTTACCGCTTTCACATACCGCTACCAACATATCGCCCTTGCCTTACCGCCTTCACATACCGCCACCAACATATCGCGCTTGCCTTACCGCCATCACATACCGCCACCAACATATCGCCCTCGCCTTACCGCAATCACATACCGCCACCAACATATCGCCCTCGCCTTACCGCTATCACATACCGCCACCACCATACGCCCATCATTTTACCACCATTGTGCAATAACAATCATATATTCACCGacacaacaaaaatatcttACACTTACCATCATACCGCCATAA
- the LOC128237112 gene encoding snaclec alboaggregin-A subunit beta'-like, whose translation MSKGFDVMTTKNGDSFCKMYKECEVDWESFGSHCYRLDNTITKGWIDAEQVCKEKGGHLVSVTSVEENDFIVKLHQTDFLAHFSNLWLGLDMAQAQPQWTDGVDYGYSKFGTPLGTGQGDCVELNQNGEWERGNCTDTRFFICEKD comes from the exons ATGTCTAAGGGGTTCGATGTCATGACGACAAAGAATGGCGACTCATTCTGCAAAATGTACAAG GAATGTGAAGTTGATTGGGAGTCCTTCGGAAGTCATTGCTACCGCCTGGATAACACAATTACCAAAGGATGGATCGACGCAGAGCAGGTCTGCAAGGAGAAGGGCGGGCACCTGGTGAGTGTCACTTCCGTTGAGGAGAACGACTTTATCGTAAAGCTACACCAAACGGATTTTTTAGCTCACTTTTCCAATCTCTGGCTTGGTTTAGACATGGCACAAGCACAGCCGCAGTGGACTGATGGAGTGGACTACGGGTACTCAAAGTTTGGGACCCCCCTCGGTACAGGACAAGGGGACTGTGTCGAACTGAACCAGAATGGCGAGTGGGAAAGAGGAAACTGTACGGACACCCGCTTTTTCATCTGTGAGAAAGACTAG